The following proteins are encoded in a genomic region of Arachis ipaensis cultivar K30076 chromosome B02, Araip1.1, whole genome shotgun sequence:
- the LOC107627345 gene encoding uncharacterized protein LOC107627345 encodes MAETTRDEDRTEEHNRKGGRNVILLEEADISEGINACSNSLYGRLFASKTFSIGTMGNALKAIWGNAEGFSVSDKRDNFFQFFFNKEVDVLRVERGSPWLFKDYVLHVKRWKEDQNCDEDIISNFSVWVQFWGLPESFKTLEVGRKLGEKLGTVLEVGKFQMRGRETRIVKTKINIDVAR; translated from the coding sequence ATGGCTGAGACAACAAGGGATGAAGATCGGACCGAGGAACACAACCGGAAAGGAGGTAGGAATGTGATTCTACTAGAAGAGGCAGACATATCAGAAGGTATTAACGCTTGCTCCAATAGCCTCTATGGCAGACTCTTTGCTTCCAAAACCTTCTCAATTGGAACCATGGGGAATGCTTTAAAGGCTATATGGGGAAACGCGGAAGGATTTAGCGTGAGTGACAAAAGGGATAATTTCTTccaattcttttttaataaagaagtGGATGTCTTGCGTGTTGAACGTGGTTCTCCATGGCTATTCAAAGATTATGTGCTCCATGTCAAGAGATGGAAGGAAGATCAGAACTGTGATGAAGATATTATTTCCAATTTTTCAGTTTGGGTTCAATTTTGGGGTTTGCCAGAATCGTTTAAAACCCTCGAAGTTGGACGTAAATTGGGAGAGAAACTGGGCACAGTGTTGGAGGTAGGTAAATTTCAGATGCGAGGCAGAGAAACTAGAATTGTGAAGACCAAAATCAATATTGATGTTGCCAGGTAA